The following are encoded in a window of Ruminiclostridium herbifermentans genomic DNA:
- the recG gene encoding ATP-dependent DNA helicase RecG, giving the protein MDNIYHNTKAWRLELKQLSLEDLKKQSIRYIKGVGESRLSLFKRLNINNFFDLLTYYPKAYEDRSIIKNIADLQDGELCSFEGTIVSNVNVTRPRRGMTISKVSVQDSTGKITAIWFNQHYIKNSLTVGANYIFYGKVERKFNKLQISNPVFEKIDNTQSHNNGLKKSLKILPVYPSTKDLSQNLIRTIMQEALKSFNNIELEDIIPKEIREKYNLADIMFSLNEIHFPKTELDKDMARYRLVFEELFLLQLGLLSYKNIATAERQGIKYTKSYEMEEFIKSLPFELTNAQKRVFKEVEQDMESNNIMNRLVQGDVGSGKTIIAVLALFKAVKCGYQGALMVPTEILAEQHYNSVKPLLEKFDIKVELLSGNQSKKQKQVVFEGLKNGTINVVIGTHALIEDTVEFLNLGLVITDEQHRFGVRQRSILTEKGRNPDVLVMTATPIPRTLALILYGDLDISIIDELPPGRKPIKTYSVNESMRERINNFIRETVQAGQQVYIVCPLVEESEEIEAKSAVVTAEDISKNVFKDLKVGIIHGKMKSNEKESIMRSFKDGEISILVSTTIIEVGVNVPNATLMVIENAERFGLAQLHQLRGRVGRGGTQSYCILFNQSNSKVSKERMKIMAQSNDGFVISEKDLEIRGPGEFFGTKQHGLPELKIANLYKDLEILKLAQEGAKEIAIKDPGLIKNKKLKQYLAQHFGEKATLS; this is encoded by the coding sequence ATGGATAATATTTATCATAATACTAAAGCATGGAGGCTAGAATTGAAACAATTATCGCTTGAAGACTTAAAAAAACAATCCATTAGATATATAAAGGGCGTTGGAGAGTCAAGATTATCCTTGTTTAAAAGGCTAAATATAAATAACTTCTTTGATCTGTTAACTTACTACCCAAAAGCATATGAGGATAGAAGCATAATTAAGAATATTGCTGACCTTCAAGATGGTGAGTTGTGTTCATTTGAAGGTACAATTGTATCTAATGTTAATGTAACAAGACCTAGAAGGGGAATGACTATATCTAAGGTATCAGTGCAGGACAGCACAGGTAAAATTACTGCGATATGGTTTAACCAGCATTACATAAAGAATTCGCTTACTGTCGGAGCAAATTATATTTTTTATGGAAAAGTTGAAAGAAAATTTAATAAACTTCAAATATCTAATCCAGTATTTGAAAAAATAGATAATACTCAATCACATAATAATGGCTTAAAGAAGAGTTTAAAAATTCTGCCTGTATATCCTTCAACAAAGGATTTAAGTCAGAACTTAATTAGAACCATAATGCAGGAAGCACTTAAAAGCTTTAATAATATTGAGTTAGAGGACATAATACCTAAGGAAATCAGGGAAAAATATAATTTGGCTGACATTATGTTTAGCTTAAATGAGATACATTTTCCAAAAACAGAATTAGATAAGGATATGGCTAGATATAGATTAGTGTTTGAAGAACTATTTTTGCTGCAGCTTGGACTTCTATCTTATAAGAATATTGCAACTGCTGAAAGGCAGGGTATAAAATATACAAAATCCTATGAGATGGAGGAATTTATAAAGTCGTTACCGTTTGAACTTACAAACGCACAAAAGAGAGTATTTAAAGAAGTTGAGCAGGATATGGAGAGCAATAACATAATGAACAGACTAGTTCAGGGTGACGTTGGCTCAGGTAAGACAATAATAGCTGTTTTGGCATTATTTAAAGCAGTAAAATGCGGCTATCAGGGTGCATTGATGGTTCCAACTGAAATATTAGCTGAACAGCACTACAATTCAGTTAAGCCCTTACTTGAAAAGTTTGATATTAAAGTTGAATTACTTTCTGGAAACCAATCAAAAAAGCAAAAGCAAGTCGTTTTTGAAGGCTTGAAAAATGGGACTATTAATGTGGTTATTGGAACCCATGCATTAATAGAGGATACAGTAGAGTTCTTAAATCTTGGGTTAGTAATAACTGATGAACAACATAGATTTGGTGTTAGGCAAAGATCAATTCTGACAGAAAAGGGAAGAAACCCTGATGTCTTGGTAATGACGGCAACACCTATTCCAAGAACTCTAGCACTTATTTTATATGGAGATCTTGATATTTCAATAATAGATGAACTTCCACCTGGAAGAAAACCAATAAAAACATACTCAGTAAATGAGTCAATGAGAGAAAGAATTAATAATTTTATTAGGGAAACCGTACAAGCAGGTCAACAGGTTTATATAGTATGTCCTTTGGTTGAGGAATCTGAGGAGATAGAGGCAAAATCAGCAGTAGTAACGGCTGAGGATATTAGCAAAAATGTTTTTAAAGATTTAAAGGTTGGTATTATTCACGGCAAAATGAAATCAAATGAAAAAGAGTCCATAATGAGGAGTTTTAAAGACGGCGAAATAAGCATACTTGTTTCAACTACAATTATAGAGGTAGGTGTCAATGTTCCAAACGCTACGCTAATGGTTATTGAAAACGCAGAGAGATTTGGATTAGCTCAGCTTCATCAGTTGAGGGGAAGAGTAGGAAGAGGTGGAACTCAATCCTACTGTATATTGTTTAATCAATCTAATTCAAAGGTTTCAAAGGAAAGAATGAAAATAATGGCCCAATCAAATGATGGTTTTGTTATTTCAGAAAAGGATTTAGAGATAAGAGGACCTGGTGAGTTTTTCGGAACCAAACAACATGGATTGCCTGAACTAAAAATTGCTAACCTTTATAAAGATTTAGAAATACTGAAGCTGGCACAGGAGGGTGCAAAGGAAATAGCAATTAAAGATCCGGGACTTATAAAAAATAAAAAATTAAAACAGTATTTAGCACAGCATTTTGGTGAAAAGGCGACACTTTCTTAG
- a CDS encoding cell division protein FtsA, whose translation MTDKQTMSNIKDTKDIKQGSQNKLNLVKKSKTVKKSIKADYSAEDLIFALDIGTRTVVGIVGYYEKEIFKVIAAEVVEHQSRAMLDGQIHDILKVAEVITEVKNKLEKTLGITLTSVAIAAAGRVLKTSQVKLEYDVDPDTEISEEIVGGMEVDAVQNAQEKLDTELEDEKTVFYCVGYSVVNYFLNGYVISSLVGHKGKKIGVEVLATFLPRVVVDSLYTVMDKVGLKVHSLTLEPIAAISVTIPKDLRLLNLVLVDIGAGTSDIAVTQSGSVVAYGMVPIAGDEITEKIAHEYLVDFNTAEKIKIDISSGVETLKFKDILGKNIEISNKHALSMLDSTIDYLASNISEKILEFNKKAPNAVFLIGGGSQIPGLTSKIANYLGIHEDRVAVRGRDVIHNIKTKLKKLSGPEAITPLGIAMMAYIQQGQDFLSVTLNGEKVRLLNSKKLSVADALILVGYNPEMLIARTGKSLSFTLNGKQMYVRGDYGVAAEIYVNDSVASIDTLLKIGDKINVIPAKNGENARRCIADYVKNPDPIIIHLNGEAITLSPSAAINGRTCDISENIKENDVVSIYETITLKDLVKEFALDIEEKELLVNGRNKSLDYILQNNDDIRYNEIYTEIENNSLVQHNYVNDEMITSQKQISETNSDADKSSNDREFFVTVNGERVVLKEYKSYIFVDIFSYINFDLSTPKGNIVLKLNGKAANFTDKIQRGDNIEIYWESKG comes from the coding sequence ATGACTGATAAACAGACGATGTCAAATATAAAAGATACAAAAGATATTAAACAAGGCAGCCAAAATAAATTAAACCTAGTAAAAAAATCAAAAACAGTAAAAAAATCTATAAAGGCTGACTATAGTGCCGAAGATTTGATTTTTGCTCTTGATATAGGAACTAGAACTGTAGTAGGCATAGTTGGATATTATGAGAAGGAAATTTTTAAAGTTATTGCTGCAGAGGTAGTTGAGCATCAAAGCCGTGCTATGCTTGATGGTCAGATTCACGATATATTAAAGGTTGCTGAAGTAATTACTGAAGTAAAAAACAAACTAGAGAAAACTCTTGGTATTACATTAACAAGTGTTGCTATTGCTGCGGCTGGGAGAGTATTGAAAACTAGTCAGGTAAAATTAGAGTATGATGTTGATCCTGATACTGAAATAAGCGAAGAAATAGTTGGTGGCATGGAAGTAGATGCCGTTCAAAATGCTCAAGAAAAGCTTGATACTGAATTAGAAGATGAAAAAACAGTCTTTTATTGTGTAGGCTATAGTGTAGTAAATTATTTCCTCAATGGTTATGTTATTTCATCATTAGTTGGCCACAAGGGTAAAAAAATTGGAGTGGAAGTATTGGCTACATTTTTACCACGAGTTGTTGTAGACAGCTTATATACTGTTATGGACAAGGTAGGGCTTAAAGTGCACAGTCTTACTCTTGAACCTATTGCGGCAATTAGTGTGACTATTCCTAAGGACTTACGTTTGTTAAATTTAGTTTTGGTTGATATTGGAGCAGGAACTTCCGATATTGCTGTTACTCAGTCTGGGTCAGTTGTTGCTTATGGAATGGTTCCAATTGCTGGTGATGAGATTACAGAAAAAATTGCACATGAGTATCTAGTGGATTTTAATACTGCTGAGAAGATAAAAATTGATATTTCATCTGGAGTAGAAACCCTAAAGTTTAAAGATATTCTTGGTAAAAATATTGAAATTTCTAATAAGCACGCTTTGAGTATGCTTGATAGTACAATTGATTATCTAGCTAGCAATATTTCTGAAAAGATATTAGAGTTTAATAAAAAGGCTCCTAACGCAGTATTTCTTATTGGTGGTGGGAGTCAGATTCCAGGACTGACAAGCAAAATTGCCAATTATCTAGGTATCCATGAGGATAGAGTTGCTGTAAGAGGAAGAGATGTAATACATAATATAAAAACCAAGCTTAAGAAGCTATCAGGTCCAGAAGCTATTACTCCGCTGGGTATAGCTATGATGGCGTATATTCAGCAAGGTCAGGACTTTTTATCTGTTACCTTAAACGGAGAAAAGGTAAGACTTTTAAATTCTAAAAAGCTTAGTGTTGCTGACGCCTTGATTTTAGTTGGTTATAATCCTGAAATGCTAATTGCTAGGACAGGCAAGTCTTTAAGCTTTACTCTTAATGGCAAGCAAATGTATGTAAGGGGCGATTATGGCGTAGCTGCTGAAATCTATGTTAATGATAGTGTGGCTAGCATAGATACTCTATTAAAAATCGGTGATAAAATAAACGTAATTCCTGCTAAAAATGGAGAAAATGCTAGAAGGTGTATTGCTGACTATGTTAAAAATCCAGATCCTATTATAATACATTTGAATGGTGAAGCTATTACGCTTTCTCCTAGCGCAGCAATAAATGGAAGAACTTGTGATATTTCTGAAAATATTAAAGAAAATGATGTTGTAAGTATATATGAAACAATTACTCTTAAGGATTTGGTAAAGGAATTTGCACTTGATATAGAGGAAAAAGAATTATTAGTTAACGGCAGAAATAAAAGTCTTGATTATATACTGCAGAATAATGATGATATTAGGTATAATGAAATATATACTGAAATAGAAAACAATTCATTGGTACAGCATAATTACGTTAATGATGAGATGATTACTTCTCAAAAGCAGATAAGTGAAACTAACAGTGATGCTGACAAATCTAGTAATGATAGAGAGTTTTTTGTTACTGTTAATGGAGAGAGAGTTGTTCTTAAAGAATATAAATCTTATATTTTTGTAGATATTTTTAGTTACATCAATTTTGATTTATCTACTCCAAAGGGAAACATCGTGTTAAAACTCAATGGAAAAGCTGCAAATTTTACTGATAAAATTCAACGTGGTGATAATATCGAAATTTATTGGGAATCCAAAGGATAA
- the rsmD gene encoding 16S rRNA (guanine(966)-N(2))-methyltransferase RsmD: protein MKEESKVRVISGSARGLKLAALEGMNTRPTTDRVKENLFNILAPYIEEDSKILDLFAGSGALGIEALSRGAKSAVFCDNNDKSIDIIKNNIKKARLIDKSEVFLGEAQLILKKLSHMGKKFDIIFLDPPYSKGIIPDILTELEKMGILENKIIIVAETDVEDLLPEETETLLVSRKQIYGNTKLTFYKHKG from the coding sequence ATGAAGGAGGAGTCTAAAGTGCGTGTAATTTCGGGTAGTGCAAGAGGACTAAAATTGGCTGCTTTAGAAGGTATGAATACAAGACCTACTACTGACAGAGTAAAAGAAAATTTATTTAATATACTTGCTCCATATATTGAAGAGGATTCTAAAATATTAGATTTGTTTGCCGGGAGCGGTGCTTTAGGCATTGAAGCTCTAAGCAGAGGGGCAAAGAGTGCTGTTTTCTGTGATAACAATGATAAGAGCATAGATATAATAAAAAATAATATAAAAAAAGCAAGACTTATTGACAAATCGGAAGTTTTTTTGGGTGAAGCCCAATTAATATTAAAAAAACTCTCCCATATGGGAAAAAAATTTGATATAATTTTCCTAGACCCACCTTACAGTAAGGGTATTATTCCAGACATATTAACAGAATTGGAAAAAATGGGAATATTAGAGAATAAAATTATAATTGTTGCTGAAACTGATGTTGAAGATTTGTTGCCAGAGGAAACAGAAACATTGTTAGTTTCAAGAAAACAAATATACGGTAATACCAAGTTGACATTTTATAAGCACAAAGGATGA
- a CDS encoding sensor domain-containing diguanylate cyclase yields the protein MNRIQKFEQVLGRCCWGILAFLAISVAININPAINIINLSKSDIMLIILIVLLSIFNFVRLKYINSNLLYTEKVFDVFRIIEVALLSIFINGNYQRIEHYLIIIPMIFSSLSRGRKSSFVLLGINAVIKIVKGFIVYFLSDTIILSTSDLFDYCIELVWVYVIWISIIIITSAFSNQNCKNEIENQRLVFELGEKYEQLEAAQNEIKIQYDKLKESNLKLEDSNLRLTKSIAEFYTLQQISEAIGSIFDINELLKFVNDVIIGVMGVNYSTIVFFDQKKNKLKVHFTNVKDKEDLAILSDNINCRFLLDILESEKPILENDVVPEKFEFIQSRVIGSFICIPLSSKSRKFGLLLIEHKNKNTFNNENLSLVTTICKSVSMAIENAELYASMQVLATIDGLTGVYNRVYFHQKFENEFKLAKESGYELTLVILDIDYFKKFNDTYGHLFGDVVLKSVAQMVKSSLRSTDTMARFGGEEFVIILPRTSIKKAYEKVEYLRHKIANSVITDSLVSASVTASFGIASFPETSKSVTEIIKDADNALYRAKDNGRNRIEVAKDYDIMD from the coding sequence ATGAATAGAATTCAAAAATTCGAACAGGTATTAGGTAGATGTTGCTGGGGAATATTAGCTTTCTTGGCTATATCTGTGGCTATAAATATTAATCCTGCAATTAATATAATTAATTTATCAAAATCAGATATAATGTTAATTATTTTAATTGTGTTATTAAGTATTTTTAACTTTGTTCGGCTTAAATATATTAATAGTAATTTACTTTATACTGAAAAAGTATTTGATGTCTTTAGAATTATTGAAGTTGCATTGTTATCAATATTTATAAATGGCAACTATCAGCGTATAGAGCATTATCTTATAATCATTCCAATGATATTTTCTAGCCTTTCAAGGGGCAGAAAATCAAGCTTTGTGTTATTAGGTATTAATGCTGTAATTAAAATTGTAAAAGGATTTATAGTATATTTTTTATCAGATACTATTATTTTAAGTACTTCAGATTTATTTGATTACTGTATAGAATTAGTGTGGGTATATGTTATATGGATTTCAATAATAATTATCACATCTGCTTTTAGTAATCAAAATTGTAAGAACGAAATAGAAAACCAAAGATTAGTTTTTGAACTTGGAGAAAAATATGAACAGCTTGAAGCTGCTCAAAATGAAATAAAAATTCAATATGACAAGCTAAAAGAATCTAATCTCAAGCTTGAAGATTCTAATTTACGACTTACAAAAAGTATTGCAGAGTTCTATACTCTCCAGCAGATAAGTGAGGCTATAGGCTCTATTTTTGATATAAATGAATTACTTAAGTTTGTTAATGACGTAATTATTGGTGTTATGGGTGTAAACTATTCTACAATTGTATTTTTTGACCAAAAGAAAAATAAGCTGAAAGTACACTTTACAAATGTTAAAGATAAAGAAGATTTAGCAATATTAAGTGATAATATTAATTGTAGGTTTTTATTAGATATATTAGAGAGTGAAAAACCAATACTAGAAAATGATGTAGTACCAGAAAAGTTTGAGTTTATTCAAAGCAGAGTTATAGGCTCATTTATTTGTATTCCACTAAGTTCAAAATCCCGAAAGTTTGGATTGCTCCTAATTGAACATAAGAACAAAAATACATTCAACAATGAAAACCTAAGTCTTGTTACAACAATTTGTAAATCTGTAAGTATGGCAATAGAAAATGCTGAATTATATGCAAGTATGCAGGTTTTAGCTACTATTGACGGACTTACAGGTGTATATAATAGAGTGTATTTTCATCAGAAATTTGAAAATGAATTTAAATTAGCTAAGGAATCTGGATATGAATTAACTTTAGTTATATTAGATATAGATTATTTTAAGAAATTTAACGATACATACGGTCACTTATTTGGAGATGTAGTATTAAAAAGTGTTGCACAAATGGTTAAAAGCAGCTTAAGGTCTACAGATACTATGGCTAGATTTGGAGGAGAGGAATTTGTAATTATTTTACCTCGTACTTCAATAAAAAAGGCATATGAAAAGGTCGAGTACTTGCGACATAAAATTGCTAATAGTGTTATAACAGATAGTTTAGTATCTGCATCTGTTACGGCAAGCTTTGGAATTGCTAGTTTTCCAGAGACATCTAAGAGCGTTACTGAAATTATAAAAGATGCTGATAATGCATTATATAGAGCTAAGGATAATGGTAGAAATCGAATAGAGGTTGCAAAAGATTATGATATTATGGATTAG
- the rpmB gene encoding 50S ribosomal protein L28: MAKCEICSKATVFGNNRSHALNATSRTWKPNVRKIKIVDNGTPKSISICTRCLRSNKVTRAI, encoded by the coding sequence ATGGCAAAATGTGAAATTTGCAGTAAAGCAACTGTATTTGGAAATAATCGAAGCCATGCGTTAAATGCTACTAGCCGTACATGGAAACCAAATGTTAGAAAAATAAAGATAGTTGACAATGGAACACCAAAATCAATTAGCATATGCACAAGGTGTCTTCGTTCAAACAAAGTTACCAGAGCTATCTAA